CGATAATATATCCGGTCGATGTGCCGGCATCAAGATATACAACATCTTTGTCAGTGATTAGTGAGGCAGCATATTGTGCAATTGTAATTTTAGAATCACGGTTTAGAATTTCGCGTTCAGAGACGGAAATATCCTTCGTGATTTCCTTTGAGGATGCAAGTGCACCACCATGTACCTTTACTAATAATCGTTTTTTATCCAATTCTGTAAGATCTCTTCGAATTGTAGATTCAGATGCATCAAAAAGTTCCATTAATTCTTGTACGGTTGCTTTTCCATTTTCATTTACAAGCTTTAAAATCGCATTTTTTCTTTCATCAATCAGCATAATCTTTCGTCTCCTTCGTTTTGAATGAATGATAATGACAGATTTTGATTCTTATTTCATTATAAAAGAATCAAAAATGAATGTCAAACAAAGCGAAACGAGCATTTTGCACGAAAACAAGGATTAAATTTTGTCTATATTTACATGAATGAATATGACTGGAAGTGATTGACAATGACTGAAAACGAGAATATAATCAAAGCATAAAGCAAATCTCGTCAAAAACATTTAAAAAACGTCATAAGAAGGCAGGAGGGAATAATGAATGGTTTATACAGTAACATTTAACCCATCACTTGATTACATTGTGAATGTTTCTGATTTTAAATTAGGTCAGGTGAACAGAACAGAAAAAGAGGTGATGTTTCCGGGGGGAAAGGGAATTAACGTATCCATCGTTTTAAAGAATCTTGGAATGGAAAGTACAATCCTGGGATTTACAGCAGGATTTACCGGTGAAGAGATTCAGAGAAGAGTCAAAGAAATGGGATGCGTAGAAAAACTGATTCCTATCGCAAATGGCTATTCAAGGATCAATCTAAAACTTCGTTCCAACGAAGAGAGTGAGATCAATGGTATGGGACCGGAAATCGGAAAAGAAGATATCGACAAGCTTTATCAAATGTTAGATACATTAAAAGCAGGAGATGTACTTGTTCTTGCAGGAAGTATTCCGGCATCTATGCCATCTACAATGTACAGCGACATTATGGAATATCTTCAGAATAAAGAAGTTATGATCGCAGTAGATGCAACAAAAGATTTGTTGGTAAATGTACTGCCATTTCATCCATTTGTAATCAAACCGAATAATTATGAGCTCGGAGAGATTTTCAATGTAACATTGAAAGATAAGAAAGATGTCATTGTTTATGCCAAAAAGTTACAGGAACAGGGGGCAAGAAATGTTCTGGTGTCTATGGCAGGTGACGGAGCGGTGCTAGTTGCAGAAGATGGTTCTGTATATGAAAGCGAAGCTCCAAAAGGAAAGGTTGTCAATTCTGTAGGAGCAGGGGATTCAATGGTAGCAGGCTTTTTGTATGGATATCTGACGACACAAAATTATGAGATAGCATTTAAAAATGGTGTTGCAACAGGAAGTGCGAGTGCATTTTCAGAAAATCTTGCAACAAAAGAAGAAGTGGAAGCAATTTTAAACACATTATAAAAAATGGGAGGTTTCAGTTATGAGGATTCGGGATTTACTTGCACCGGAAAGCATTTGTCTGAATGGAGCCGCAGCAGACAAAAAAGATGTACTAAATCAGATGGTCGATCTGATGGCAAAAAGCGGAAAGGTATCTGATAAGGAAAATTATCTGGCAGCTGTATTTGCAAGAGAAGAGGAAGGGACAACAGGAGTAGGAGACGGAATTGCAATTCCTCATGGAAGATGTACAGGAGTAAATAAGCCGGGACTTGCAGCTATGGTACTGCCACAAGGAGTTGAGTATGAGGCTCTGGATGATGAGCCGGTTAATCTGATCTTTCTTATTGCTGCACCGGAAGGGGCTGGAAATGTACACATCACAATTTTGAGCAAGTTGTCGATGATGCTGATGGATGACACATTTACAGAATCTCTTCGCAAAGCAAAATCAGTAGAAGAGTTTCTTAATATTATAGATGCAGCAGAGACAGAAAAGGATGATGCGGATGCTGCAAAGGAAAAAGCGGCAGCCCAGACGGATCTTGCAGCAGATAAAGAGAAAGACAATCAGAAATTAATTCTTGCGGTAACAGCATGTCCAACCGGAATTGCCCACACATATATGGCAGCTGAGAGCATTGAGAAGGCAGCAAAGAAAAAAGGATACCTTGTAAAAGTAGAGACAAGAGGATCCGGTGGAGCTAAAAATGTTTTGACAGAAGAAGAAATCGAAGCCGCAGACGGAATTATTGTAGCAGCAGATACAAATGTTCTGATGGATAGATTTGATGGAAAAGCATTGATTGAATGTCAGGTTTCACATGGAATCAACAAGGCTGATGAGTTAATCGATACAATTGTTTCAGGACAGGCAGAAATTTATAAGGCGGCTGCACCTGCAAAAAAATCAAACGCACAGTCAATGAGCGGCGGTGTGGGTCATACAATTTACAAACATTTGATGAATGGTGTATCTCATATGCTTCCATTCGTTGTAGGCGGAGGTATCCTGATCGCGATTGCGTTTTTGATTGATGGGTTATGTATAGACTTAAATGCTTTGAGTGCGGCAGAGAGAGCAAACTTTGGTACAATCACACCAATCGCAGCAACATTTAAAACAATTGGTGGCGTTGCATTTGGATTTATGCTACCAATCCTTGCAGGATTTATCGCAATGAGTATTGCTGACAGACCGGGACTTGTGGCAGGTTTTGTAGGCGGAGCAATCGCAGCAAACGGAACATCGGGATTTCTGGGAGCATTGGCAGCAGGTTTCCTTGCAGGATTTATTGTAAATCTGATTAAAAAAGTATGTGAAAAATTACCGGATTCACTGGAAGGTATCAAACCGGTATTACTCTACCCTGTATTTGGCGTACTATTGATGGGATTGAGTATGACATTTATTATTGAACCAATCGTTGGAGTTATTAACACTGGATTGAACAATGGTCTGGGAAGCTTAAGTGGAATGAATGCAGTTCTTCTTGGAGCAATCCTCGGAGGAATGATGTCAATCGATATGGGTGGCCCATTCAACAAGGCAGCTTATGTATTCGGTACAGCATCTATCGCAGCAGGAAACTATAACATTATGGCAGCAGTTATGGTAGGAGGAATGGTTGCACCATGTGCGATCGCTCTTGCAACACTCTTATTTAAAAATAAATTTACAGTGGAAGAACGTAAATCCGGACCTACAAACTTTGTTATGGGCCTGTCATTTATTACAGAAGGAGCAATTCCATTTGCTGCATCAGATCCGCTGCATGTACTTCCAGCTTGTATTGTCGGATCTGCACTTGCAGGAGCTTTGTCTATGGCATTTAACTGTACACTGATGGCACCTCATGGTGGAATCTTTGTATTCCCTGTTGTAGGTAATCCGATCATGTATGTGGTTGCACTTGTGGCAGGAACTATTGTAGGAGCAATTTTACTTGGTATATTGAAAAAAACAGTAGAAAATGAGTAGAATTGTAAAAATGTACAGAGTTTTCATAAAAATAAGCGTAATATAAGAAAAAATGAATGAAATTTTACCGGGGGTAAAATTAATGCTTGCCTTTTAAAAAGGTTTGAGTTATATTGAAAGCAGGAAATGAAACAGGGGCGTTCCAAGGATACTTGGAGTGCCTCTTTTTTTTCTGGACATAAATTATTTTGGGAAAAGGAGAAGAACAATGAGCACAGAATTAATTAATGTGGCTGACATTTTTGGAGAAAACGTATTTAACGATACGGTTATGCAGGAACGTTTACCAAAAAAGATTTATAAAAACTTAAAGAAAACAATTGAAGAGGGAAAAGAGCTGGATCTTGAGACAGCAGATGTCATTGCTCATGAGATGAAAGAATGGGCAATCGAAAAGGGAGCAACACATTACACACACTGGTTTTTACCATTGACAGGTGTTACAGCAGAGAAGCATGATTCATTTATTTCTGCTCCACTTCCAAGTGGAAAAGTATTGATGAGTTTTTCAGGAAAAGAACTGATCAAAGGTGAGCCGGATGCATCTTCATTCCCATCAGGCGGACTTCGTGCTACATTTGAGGCAAGAGGATATACAGCATGGGATTGTACTTCACCTGCATTTGTCAGACAGGATGCAGCGGGAGCTACACTTTGTATTCCTACAGCATTCTGTTCTTATACAGGAGAGGCTCTTGATCAGAAGACTCCACTTCTTAGATCAATGGAAGCTATCAATACACAGGCACTCAGACTTCTCCGTTTATTTGGAAATACAACATCAAAAAAGGTAACTCCATCTGTTGGTGTTGAACAGGAATATTTCCTGGTTGATGCAGAGAAATTTATGCAGAGAAAAGATTTAATTTATACAGGACGTACATTGTTTGGAGCTATGCCTCCAAAAGGACAGGAGTTGGACGATCACTATTTCGGAACAATCCGTCAGAGAATTGCATCTTTCATGAGAGATGTTAACATTGAGCTGTGGAAAGTCGGTGTATCTGCAAAGACACAGCACAATGAGGTTGCACCTGCACAGCACGAGCTTGCTCCGATTTATGCAGAAGCGAATATCGCAGTAGATCACAACCAGATCATCATGCAGACATTGAAGAGAGTTGCATGTCAGCATGGTATGAAGTGTCTGCTTCATGAGAAACCGTTTGCGGGAGTCAATGGTTCAGGTAAACATGATAACTGGTCTATCACGACAGATGATGGAATCAATATGTTAGAGCCAGGTAAGACACCTCACGAAAATACACAGTTTTTACTTGTACTTGCATGTATTTTAAAGGCAGTATACAAACATGCAGATTTGCTTCGTCAGTCAGCAGCTGATCCGGGAAATGACCACAGACTTGGAGCAAATGAGGCACCACCGGCAATTATCTCTGTATTCCTTGGAGAACAGCTTGAGGATGTAAGACAGCAGCTGATCAGCACAGGTACAGCTACACACAGTTTGAAAGGTGGAAAATTGGAAACTGGTGTTGCAACACTTCCAGATCTTTCTAAAGATGCAACAGACAGAAACAGAACATCACCATTTGCATTTACAGGAAATAAATTTGAATTCCGTATGGTTGGCTCTCGTGACTCTGTCGCAAATCCAAACATCGTACTGAACACAATCGTTGCAGAAGCATTTGCGGATGCTTGTGACGTTCTTGAGAAGGCAGATGACTTTGAACTTGCAGTACATGACCTGATCAAAGAATACATGGTCGAAAGTGATAAAGTTGTATTTAACGGAAATGGTTATTCTGATGAGTGGGTAGCAGAAGCAGAGAGACGTGGACTTCCAAATATTAAGTCTATGGTAGAGTCTATTCCTGCAATTACAACAGATAAAGCAGTTGCATTGTTCGAGAGATTTAGTGTGTTTACAAAAGCCGAGCTTGAATCACGTGCAGAGATTGAGTATGAAGCATATGCGAAAGCAGTCAATATCGAGGCTCGCACAATGATCGATATGGCAAGTAAACAGTTTATCCCGGCTGTTATGAAATATACAAAACAGCTTGCGGATACAGTGATCGCTGTAAAAGAAGCAGGAGTGGACGCAGAAGTTCAGGCAGAAGCACTTACAGAAGTTTCAGTACTTTTAAAAGAAACAAAAGAAGCACTTGCTACATTAAAGAAAGTAACAGAAGAAGCAGCAGAAAAAGAAGAAGGAGAAGTTCAGGCAACATACTATCATTCAGAAGTTGTTCCTGCAATGGAAGCACTTCGTGTGCCGGTTGACAAGCTGGAAATGATCGTGGACAAAGAAGCTTGGCCAATGCCTTCTTATGGAGATTTGATCTTCGAGGTTTAATACATAAAAAATATATAAGGTCAGAAGTTCTGATAACAAAGAGAAGCGGATTCCGAAATGGAGTTCGCTTTTTCTGTTGCATTATAAACTGACAAAACAACTAAGATTCTGTTATAATGATAAACAGTGACAATTAAACGGAGGAAATGGTATGGAAATGTATCAGGAATTATTAAAAGAGACGGAGAAAAATGGAAGTGCAGCACTGATAACTACATTGGGAGAGTCATTAGAAAAGAATGTGTTTCGAAAAGAAGAGGCATCTGAGATTATCCAAAATGCGGTCGAGGAAGCGAAAATGGAAGGGGAACCGCGTCTTGTAGAAGCCGGCGATAAAAAGTATTTTGTAGAATCATTTTGCCGTGAAGAGCGCCTGATTATTCTTGGAGGGGGACATGTAGGACTGGCATTGGCAGAGTTTGCTGCAAGAACCGGTTTTCAGGTATGTGTGGTGGACGACAGACCATCATTTGCAAACACAGTGCGTTTCCCGTGGGCAGCAGAAGTATTGTGTGAGGGATTTGCAAGTGCAATTGAAAAGCTTCAGATAAATGAATATGACTACATTACAATTCTTACAAGAGGACACAGACATGATGGGGACTGTCTGCGTGCATTGTATAAACAGAAAAAAAGTGCATATCTTGGTATGATTGGTTCCAGAAGACGAGTAAAACAGTTGAAAGGACAGCTTCACGAAGAAGAGAACATTTCACAGGAATGGTTAGATTTTATTCATTCCCCGATTGGATTGAGCATTGGAGCAGTCAGCCCGGAAGAAATTGCGATTGCAATTTTAGCAGAGATCATTCAGGTGAAGCGTACAGAACAAAGAACCGATAAGGTAATGTCGTCAGATGTGGATATGAGAGTGATGGAACGATTGGCTAACCCGGATGAAAAACGAAAAGAACAAGGGAAGGCCGTTGTGACAATTATTGAGACAAAAGGTTCTACACCGAGAAAATCAGGAGCAAAGATGATCGTATATGAAGATGGTACAATTGAAGGTACCATTGGAGGTGGATGTGCAGAAGCAGGTATATCACAGACAGCAAGACAGATTATTCAAAAAGGCGGTTATCTGATCCAGCATATAGATATGACAGGAGCAGTAGCGGAAGATGAAGGAATGGTTTGTGGCGGTGTTATGAAAGTGTTAATTGAGAAGGCATAAAAGACAGCAGTGACAGGATGGAGGAAGTTATAGAAGATGCAGTCAGCAGCAGAATTAAAACAATTATTAGACAGAATTGATCACAGAGGATATCCGGCATATAAAGATACAAAAGGACAATATCAGTTCCAAGGATATGTCTTTTCCATTGATCATGTGCAGGGAGACCCATTTGCATCCCCATCAAAGGTGAGTGTACAGGTGAAGGGGAGTACAGCAGGATTTCCGGAAGAATTATATAAAGGCAGACACCAGAGGGCAGCACTGCAAGATGAGATGACGCGTCAGTTTTATCGTGCAATTCAAAAGTATGCTTTTCGGGCAAAAGGCTCTGGGAAAAGCGGATTGATATCCGTGAGTAAATGTGGTCAGGAAGTGTTGGAACGTACTGCGTGTGAAATAAATCCAAAAAACGGAGATGTTAAGCTTCGTTTTGAAGTAGGATTCCCGGCAAATGGACGTACGATCAATGCACGAGAACTGGAAAAGATTGTATTTGGATTTCTTCCGGAGTGTGTGGAACAGAGTCTGTTTTATAAAAATTGTGATAAGAAACGTGTTCGTTCTATAATTGATCTTGCAGAGGATCAGCAATATATCAGAGACGAATTAGAAAAGAATGATTTGATTGCATTTGTGGCAAATGGAGCAATCCTTCCGAGAGAATCCGGTGTTTCGGATAAACCGATGAAGGGGGCGGTGAGATTTCAGTCGCCTAAGGAAATGGAAGTTACGATGAAATTGCCACACAAAGGAGAGATTTCCGGGATGGGAATCCGGCGAGGTATTACATTGATTGTCGGTGGTGGCTATCACGGAAAATCAACGTTGTTAAAAGCATTGGAACTGGGGGTGTATAACCATATAAAGGGGGACGGAAGAGAGTATGTGATCACGAAAGACGATGCAATGAAGATTCGGGCAGAAGATGGAAGAAGCATCAAAAAAACGGATATTTCGATGTTTATTAATGACCTTCCAAATGGAAAGGATACGAGAGGATTTTACACAGAAGATGCAAGCGGAAGTACGTCGCAGGCGGCAAATGTTATTGAAAGCATGGAAGCCGGGGCAAGTGTGATGCTGATTGATGAAGATACAAGCGCGACTAATTTCATGATTCGTGACGAATTGATGCAAAGAGTCATTCATCGGGATATGGAGCCGATCACTCCATTTATCGATCGAATTTTAGAACTGTATCAGGTATATGGCATTTCTACGGTGATAGTAGCAGGTAGTTCAGGTGCATATTTTCATATTGCGGATACAATCATCCAGATGGATCGTTATGAGCCAAAAGAGATTACAAAGCTGGCAAAAGAGACAGCGAAAGATTTTCCGGCGATGAGCGGGATGGAAAATCCGGCGGAAAAACCGGTTTTCATAAGATGTCCAAGACAAGGCAGAGGATTTAAACCGAATGACAGAATCAAAATGAAAACGATGGGAAAAGAGATGGTTCAACTTAATCGGGAGAACATTGATCTTAGATATGTGGAACAATTGGCAGATACCGAGCAGGTCAGTGCATTAGGATACTGTGTGAGATATGCGGAAAAGCATTTATTCCAGGGGAAAGATAGCATACAAAATGTAGTGGATAAACTGGAAGAAAAGATTTGCAGGGAAGGTCTTTCGAGTCTCTGTGAGAGTAATGCAAGTGTGGCAAATCTTGCAATGCCAAGAAGACAGGAAATATTTGCATGTCTGAATCGATATCGGGGGTTAAATCTATGAGATTTTTTCATTTATCTGATCTGCATATTGGAAAGCAGCTTCATTCATATAACCTGAGGCAGGATCAGGAGCATATTTTGCAGGAAGTAGTATCTTATGCAGAAAAAATAAGACCAGATGCAATTGTATTTGCCGGTGATATTTATGATAAATCGGTGCCATCTGCGGAAGCTGTGAGGATATTTGATGAGTTCCTCACAAAGCTTTCGAGTCTGGAACCTGCGATTCCGATTTTGATAATCGCAGGAAATCATGATTCTGCACAGAGGCTGAATTATGCCAGTCAGATATTGAAACGGCAGAACATTTATATAGCCGGAAATGTACCGGAAACAGAGGATGAATATTTAAAAAAACTGACTTTACAGGATGAAGAAGGCAAGGTGAATTTTTATTTTCTTCCGTTTTTGAAGCCGGGATATGTCAGAGGTGTGTTCGATGAAGAGATTCCGGAGAGTTATGAAGCGGCGGTAAGAAAAATACTGGAGCGGGAACATATTGATTGGAATGAGAGAAATGTATTGATATCCCATCAGTTCTATGCAGGAAGAGGACAGAAGATGGAGCGGTCAGAGTCTGAGACAGCATCAGTGGGCGGTCTGGATCTGATTGATAGCAGTTGCGTACAGAATTTTGATTATGTGGCACTGGGACATTTGCATGGGGCACAAAGAGCGGGAGCAGAGCATATCCGTTATTGTGGAACTTTGTTAAAATATTCGGTCAGTGAAGCGAATCAGAATAAAACACTGCACTTAATTTCACTTGGAAAAAAAGAAGATGCAGTACAGGTAGAAGAACTTCCATTACATCCGCTTCGGGATGTGCGAAAAGTAAGAGGAGAGCTCGAAGAAATCATTGCGGATGCGAAGCTTGAGAATAAAGATGATTATATCAGTGTGACATTGACAGATGAGGTGGATCCTTATAAACCAAAAGAGCAGCTAGAGAGAGTATATTCGCACATTTTAGAAGTACGTATGGATAATACAAGAACCCGAAAAAAACTAGAAGAGTTTGAAGAGGAAGCAGTGGTGTCAGACCCGCTGACTGTATTTGAAGAATTTTTTGAGGAAATGCAGGGAAGAGCGATGAATGAGGAAGAGAAGTCCCTTCTTGTAGAAGTATTAGAAGAAGCAGGAGAGTGAGAAAATGAGACCAGTCAAATTAATAATGTCAGCATTTGGTTCTTATGCAGGAGAGGAGATTGTTGATTTTTCAAAATTAAATACAGGACTTTTTCTCATTAGTGGGGATACCGGTTCGGGAAAGACAACCATATTTGATGCGATCACATATGCGCTCTACGATAAGACAAGCGGTGGAAAGCGTGAAGGAAATATGATGCGAAGCCAGTATGCTGAGGATGATGTGGAGACTTATGTGGAGTTTACATTTTCATATCGAGAGCAGATTTATACTATCCGAAGAAATCCAGAATATCAAAGACTTGGAAAACGGCGTCTGGCAGATGGCTCTCCACGTTACGTGAAAGAAACTTCAAAGGTAAGTCTGCTTATGCCGGATGGAAAAGAATTCAGAGGAAAGAAAAGGGAAATTGATGCAAAGATTGAAGAAATCATGGGATTGGATGCAAATCAGTTTATGCAGATTGCAATGATTGCGCAGGGAGATTTCTTAAAATTATTACATGCTGAATCAAAAGAACGAAAACTGATATTTTCAAAAATATTTCAGACAAATTTGTACTATCGGGTTGAGGAAAAACTAAAAGAGCGTGCAAAGCAGCTTTATATTCAGGTGGAGGAAACCAGAAAAGACATATTGAGAGAGATGGAGCGGGTAGAACTGCCGGACGAAATAGAAGACCGGGAAGAACTGGAAAAGAGATGGCTGCTCTTATCGAGTCTTGATATGCCTCCAATTGAGGAAGTGATGGATTGTCTGAGAGACATTGTGGAAATAGGCAAGAACTGGGAGAAAGAATCCGAGAAGCAGACCAATGCATTGCAGAAAAAAATCGAGACATTAAATCTTCAGATTCAAAGACAAGAGGAAATCAATGCATTGTTTCAGGCATTGGAGAAGGCACAGCAGGAGGAAGAAAAATTAAAGGAAAAAACGTCAGAGATTGTATTGCTTAAAGCCCGGATTACAGAGAGTAAATCTGCACAGAAGATTCTGGTGGAAGAACTGAAATTGCAGAAATTAAAGTCAGAATATGAGAAGGTTGAAAAGGCAGTAGGGGAATTAAAAGAATGGTTTGAAAATGTGATGCAAAAAGAATTAAAGTTGCAGGAAATTTATGAGAAATCACAGGAAATGTGGGAGAACAATAACGATTCACTGCAAGAACAGATTATTTGCCTATCTAATCTACTGCCGCATTATGAGAAAATCCGAAAACTGGAACAGGATAAAGAAAATGCAGTTGTGATTTTGAAAAAACATATGGAAAACAGCAGAACGGCATCTGAGAAATATGAAAATCTATATCAGCGATTTTTTGAAGAGCAGGCCGGAATTTTGGCAGGACAGCTAAAAGAGGGAAGAGCGTGTCCGGTGTGCGGCTCCATGACACATCCACACCCTGCAAGGATTAACCAGGATGCGCCGAATCAGCAGCAGGTAGAGAGCGCAAAGAAGGAGCGTGATGCTGCAGAAAAAAAACGTTCACAGGCGACAGAAGGTTTTCAGCAAATTCAGGGAGAATTAAAATCAGAATATGCACAGCTCGAGGAAGTTCTGGAGATGCAAAAGAAGGATGCAGAAGAAAGATGGGATGAAGAGCGTGTCCGGGAAAAACTAAAGGTCTTAAAACAAGAGCGTAATATTTTGCAATCGGACTATGAAAAAGCACAGAAAAATATGCAAAAGTTCAATGAGGAAAAAACGCATAAGAAAGGTCTGTTAGAGAGTAGGGAAGAGCAGCGCTTTGAGCTTGCGCAGAGTGTATCTGAACAAACAAAAGTGTGGGAGCAGGTATTTAAGGCAGAAAAATTCCAGAGCATAGAACGCTATGAACAGGCAAAGACCGGAATTTCAAAGATAGAAAAGCAGGAGGCGGAAATTCAGAAATATGAACAGGAGTGTGTTCGCGTTCAGACAACGATTCAGAATTTGAAAGAGCAGACGGCGTCAAAACAGCGGATAGATGTGAAAGAAGAACAGGAAACAGCAGCGAAATATCAGACCGAGTGGAAGGAATGGAAAGCAAAGCATCTGGCAAGACATAGTGTGCAGAATAAAAATAAAGAGGCACAAAAGAAATTGAAGAGCTATGCAGAAAAATCCGGCATACTTCAAAAGCGGTATGAGATGGTTGGCAACTTAAGCAGGACTGCAAATGGAAATCTGGCAGGAAGTGCAAAATTAGACTTCGAAACATATGTGCAGCGGAAATATTTCAAACAGATTATTGCAGCGGCAAACAGAAGGCTTGTAAAAATGACTTCCAATGAATTTATTTTACAGTGTCGGGAAGTGAAAAACTTAAGCAGCAGAGGAGAGGCCGGTCTGGATTTGGATGTGTACCATATGGTAAGTGCAACTACAAGAGATGTAAAGACATTGTCAGGAGGAGAGTCCTTTATGGCAGCACTTGCAATGGCATTGGGACTTTCTGATATAATCCAAAATACAGTGGGAGCAGTACAGCTTGAGACGATGTTTGTAGATGAAGGGTTTGGTTCATTAGATGATGAAGCAAGAGAACGTGCAGTACAGATACTCAAAGAGCTGGCGGGAGAAAAAACTCTTGTGGGAATCATTTCCCATGTAAATGAACTGAAAGAAGAAGTAGACTGGCAGCTACAAGTAAGAAAGACCGAAAAAGGCAGCCAGGCAAGATGGAATTTTTAATAGGTGTCAACGGGGAATGCCAACGGGGAGGAGAGTGTGAAACTTTTTCTGTAAAATAGTATTTAGAAGGTTCTTCTATGAGGGGAGTGCCAATCGGGGACGGAGTTTAGTGGCTTTTTTTGCTCGCAAAAAAAGCCACTAAACTCCGTCCCCGATTGGCACTCCCCTCCCCGTTGGCACTCCCGTCCCCTCTTCACTTTCAAAACATCCTCACACTTCTAACACAGAACGTTCACAAAAATCTGTTACCTTTGTATCAGTTTGATAGATTAGGGAGGTAAAGCGTTGATAGAGGTAAAAGATTTAGTGAAAAAATACGGAAGTCATCTGGCTGTGGACCATCTGAGTTTTACATTGGAATCAGGTAAGATTTATGGTTTTCTGGGGCCAAATGGTGCCGGGAAATCTACAACAATGAATATCATGACAGGATATCTGGGTGCAACACAGGGAAGTGTTCTGATTGACGGGCATGACATTTTGAAGGAGCCGGAAGAGGCGAAGAAACATATCGGGTATCTGCCGGAGCTTCCACCATTATATATGGATATGACAGTACAAGAGTATTTGGAATTTGCGGCAGAGTTAAAGAAATTGCCAAAAGAGAAAAGAGAAT
This Ruminococcus hominis DNA region includes the following protein-coding sequences:
- a CDS encoding AAA family ATPase — its product is MRPVKLIMSAFGSYAGEEIVDFSKLNTGLFLISGDTGSGKTTIFDAITYALYDKTSGGKREGNMMRSQYAEDDVETYVEFTFSYREQIYTIRRNPEYQRLGKRRLADGSPRYVKETSKVSLLMPDGKEFRGKKREIDAKIEEIMGLDANQFMQIAMIAQGDFLKLLHAESKERKLIFSKIFQTNLYYRVEEKLKERAKQLYIQVEETRKDILREMERVELPDEIEDREELEKRWLLLSSLDMPPIEEVMDCLRDIVEIGKNWEKESEKQTNALQKKIETLNLQIQRQEEINALFQALEKAQQEEEKLKEKTSEIVLLKARITESKSAQKILVEELKLQKLKSEYEKVEKAVGELKEWFENVMQKELKLQEIYEKSQEMWENNNDSLQEQIICLSNLLPHYEKIRKLEQDKENAVVILKKHMENSRTASEKYENLYQRFFEEQAGILAGQLKEGRACPVCGSMTHPHPARINQDAPNQQQVESAKKERDAAEKKRSQATEGFQQIQGELKSEYAQLEEVLEMQKKDAEERWDEERVREKLKVLKQERNILQSDYEKAQKNMQKFNEEKTHKKGLLESREEQRFELAQSVSEQTKVWEQVFKAEKFQSIERYEQAKTGISKIEKQEAEIQKYEQECVRVQTTIQNLKEQTASKQRIDVKEEQETAAKYQTEWKEWKAKHLARHSVQNKNKEAQKKLKSYAEKSGILQKRYEMVGNLSRTANGNLAGSAKLDFETYVQRKYFKQIIAAANRRLVKMTSNEFILQCREVKNLSSRGEAGLDLDVYHMVSATTRDVKTLSGGESFMAALAMALGLSDIIQNTVGAVQLETMFVDEGFGSLDDEARERAVQILKELAGEKTLVGIISHVNELKEEVDWQLQVRKTEKGSQARWNF
- a CDS encoding exonuclease SbcCD subunit D, with the translated sequence MRFFHLSDLHIGKQLHSYNLRQDQEHILQEVVSYAEKIRPDAIVFAGDIYDKSVPSAEAVRIFDEFLTKLSSLEPAIPILIIAGNHDSAQRLNYASQILKRQNIYIAGNVPETEDEYLKKLTLQDEEGKVNFYFLPFLKPGYVRGVFDEEIPESYEAAVRKILEREHIDWNERNVLISHQFYAGRGQKMERSESETASVGGLDLIDSSCVQNFDYVALGHLHGAQRAGAEHIRYCGTLLKYSVSEANQNKTLHLISLGKKEDAVQVEELPLHPLRDVRKVRGELEEIIADAKLENKDDYISVTLTDEVDPYKPKEQLERVYSHILEVRMDNTRTRKKLEEFEEEAVVSDPLTVFEEFFEEMQGRAMNEEEKSLLVEVLEEAGE